In Flavobacterium gelatinilyticum, a genomic segment contains:
- a CDS encoding exonuclease domain-containing protein, translated as MYAILDIETTGGQFNEEGITEIAIYKFDGHEVVDQFISLVNPEIPIQPFVVKLTGINNAMLRSAPKFYEIAKRIIEITSDCVIVAHNASFDYRILRTEFRRLGYDFEAKSLCTVELAKKLIPEQPSYSLGKLVRALGIPMADRHRASGDAMATTKLFKMLLEKDVEKTIVKDFIKLEVEKGIAPKLLDILSQMPAKTGVYYIYNEKGTLIYIGKSQNIKKRVNQHFTGITTKSKRIQTEVFTITYDETGSELIALLKESQEVKVNRPRYNRSQKKSFFPFALYSEKDANGYINLKLEKADGRKKEITSFVSLQEGKNALFKFTAKYKLCQKLTGLYQTKKDCFQYKIKECDGACIGEVTPEIYNLRVKQFISENSFENKSMILIDRGRNVNERSAILIEDGAYKGYAYYDLNYQINNIDILKNILIPMQHNRDVKNIIQNYIRKSKSLKILHF; from the coding sequence ATGTACGCGATACTTGACATAGAAACCACCGGGGGACAATTTAATGAAGAAGGAATTACCGAAATCGCCATCTACAAATTTGACGGGCATGAAGTAGTTGACCAGTTCATAAGCCTTGTTAATCCCGAAATTCCGATTCAGCCTTTTGTAGTAAAACTGACCGGAATTAACAATGCCATGCTGCGTTCGGCACCAAAGTTTTACGAAATTGCCAAACGCATTATCGAAATAACTTCAGACTGCGTAATTGTCGCACATAACGCCTCTTTTGATTACAGAATCCTCCGCACCGAATTTAGACGTCTGGGTTACGATTTTGAAGCAAAATCGCTTTGTACCGTTGAATTGGCCAAAAAACTGATTCCGGAACAGCCCTCTTACAGTTTAGGGAAACTCGTTCGCGCACTCGGAATCCCAATGGCAGACCGACACCGCGCCAGCGGCGATGCCATGGCAACAACAAAATTGTTTAAAATGCTTCTTGAAAAAGATGTCGAAAAAACAATTGTAAAAGATTTTATAAAGCTGGAAGTCGAAAAAGGAATTGCACCAAAACTTCTGGACATTTTAAGCCAGATGCCGGCAAAAACAGGCGTTTATTATATTTATAACGAAAAAGGCACTTTGATATATATTGGTAAAAGCCAGAATATCAAAAAAAGAGTCAATCAGCATTTTACCGGAATTACAACCAAAAGCAAAAGAATTCAGACAGAAGTTTTCACCATAACATACGATGAAACCGGAAGCGAATTAATTGCACTTTTAAAAGAAAGCCAGGAAGTTAAGGTTAACCGCCCGCGATACAACCGCTCTCAGAAAAAATCTTTTTTCCCATTTGCACTCTATTCAGAAAAAGATGCCAACGGCTACATCAATCTGAAACTGGAAAAAGCAGACGGACGCAAAAAAGAAATCACCTCTTTTGTTTCATTACAGGAAGGCAAGAATGCGCTTTTTAAATTTACGGCAAAATATAAACTCTGCCAGAAACTAACGGGTTTATACCAAACCAAAAAAGATTGTTTTCAGTATAAAATAAAAGAATGCGACGGTGCCTGCATTGGCGAAGTTACACCCGAAATTTACAATTTAAGAGTAAAGCAGTTTATTTCTGAAAACAGTTTCGAAAATAAAAGCATGATTTTAATCGACAGAGGCCGAAACGTAAACGAGCGAAGCGCCATCCTGATCGAAGACGGAGCTTATAAAGGATATGCTTATTACGATTTAAATTATCAAATTAACAATATTGATATCCTAAAAAATATTCTGATTCCAATGCAGCACAATCGTGATGTAAAAAACATCATTCAGAATTATATACGTAAAAGCAAATCGCTGAAAATACTTCATTTTTAA
- a CDS encoding RtcB family protein — MGNKLTGKDLIKLGFPKNNSINIALGQINRYRKREKKESILTEAKDVLLNPEKYEGNGTWGKVAEGLIKPVQVRMHQLKATRAPFTIFGENEIDQQAKFQLYDSLKLPISVAGALMPDAHSGYGLPIGGVLATDNAVIPYGVGVDIGCRMSLSIFDLPASHFKGREHQLEMILRDNTKFGMNEVQSSRVDHEVFHKSEFQDIPLLKNLLPKAYKQLGSSGGGNHFVEFGIAKIDNPENEWKLEKGEYFAVLSHSGSRGLGANIAKHYTYLASKQCPLPKNVQHLAWLDLNTHDGQEYWLAMNLAGEYAKACHDDIHRRIAKAIGKRVVVTIENHHNFAWKEIVNGQECIVHRKGATPAGEGQLGIIPGSMTAPGFIVKGKGNAESLNSASHGAGRLFSRAKCKSSFTQSQIKKELKKHDVTLIGGNIDEAPMAYKDITKVMGNQTELVEVLGTFTPKIVRMDR; from the coding sequence ATGGGAAATAAATTAACCGGAAAAGACCTGATTAAGTTAGGATTTCCAAAGAACAATTCAATAAATATCGCCCTTGGGCAGATTAACAGATATAGAAAAAGAGAAAAAAAAGAATCTATTCTAACAGAAGCAAAAGATGTTTTGTTAAATCCTGAAAAATACGAAGGAAACGGAACCTGGGGTAAAGTGGCTGAGGGGTTAATTAAACCTGTTCAGGTAAGAATGCACCAGCTTAAAGCAACAAGAGCGCCTTTTACCATTTTTGGAGAGAATGAAATCGATCAGCAGGCAAAATTTCAATTGTATGATTCATTGAAACTGCCAATTTCAGTAGCCGGAGCTTTAATGCCGGACGCACATTCCGGTTACGGACTGCCAATTGGCGGTGTGTTGGCTACTGACAATGCAGTAATTCCATACGGAGTTGGTGTTGATATTGGCTGCCGAATGAGTCTTTCAATTTTCGATTTGCCGGCTTCTCATTTCAAAGGAAGAGAACATCAATTAGAGATGATTTTGAGAGATAATACCAAGTTCGGGATGAACGAAGTACAATCTTCAAGAGTTGATCATGAGGTTTTTCATAAAAGCGAATTTCAGGATATTCCATTGTTAAAGAATCTTTTACCAAAAGCCTACAAGCAATTGGGAAGTTCAGGCGGAGGAAATCATTTTGTAGAGTTTGGAATCGCAAAAATCGATAATCCGGAAAACGAATGGAAACTGGAAAAAGGAGAATATTTTGCTGTTCTGTCACACAGCGGTTCGCGCGGATTGGGCGCAAATATTGCGAAACATTACACGTATCTGGCTTCAAAACAATGTCCGCTGCCAAAAAATGTGCAGCATCTGGCCTGGCTGGATTTAAATACACACGATGGTCAGGAATATTGGCTGGCAATGAATTTAGCGGGCGAATATGCAAAAGCGTGTCACGATGATATTCACAGACGAATTGCCAAAGCCATAGGGAAAAGAGTAGTGGTAACTATTGAAAATCACCACAATTTTGCGTGGAAAGAAATCGTAAATGGTCAGGAATGTATTGTACACAGAAAAGGAGCAACACCGGCAGGTGAAGGTCAGCTTGGTATAATTCCGGGCTCAATGACTGCACCTGGATTTATTGTGAAGGGAAAAGGCAATGCAGAAAGTTTAAACTCAGCATCGCATGGTGCGGGACGTTTGTTTTCGAGAGCCAAATGTAAAAGCAGTTTCACGCAAAGCCAGATCAAAAAAGAATTGAAGAAACACGATGTGACTTTAATTGGCGGTAATATCGACGAAGCTCCAATGGCGTACAAAGACATTACAAAAGTAATGGGGAATCAAACGGAATTAGTTGAAGTTCTGGGGACTTTCACTCCGAAAATTGTTAGAATGGACCGCTAA
- a CDS encoding sensor histidine kinase, which produces MNKLFFRILVLLMSLSLIGIILVQVYWFNSSFKNNDEQFKYHVTQVIGNVADKLEKQELYFYADKANKLKDSIGKTPKKEDLLEVLFVQRNKKTNKTIVYSNTLTSEDYDITGELFNKKFSSERFKSFSSKRVTEVYNNNNGIDNNQLGQSLIPDLKIEKSGSLDILNKIQQEITLKDIAGVRPLDERISAAKLKSLLKKELEEYGVKTKFEFGVLNNGLATKIKSEGFHYDKDASYQVPIFTDNEGNSAYDLYITFPHKKKFLLSELLSITILSIVFTLIIIVAYTSALNQLLRQKHISEIKTDFINNMTHEFKTPIATINLALDAIRNPKIIEDKEKVYRYLQMIRDENKRMHAQVENVLRISKLEKRELDITKEPTVIHDIIDDAIEHVNLILEDKQGTVVKHFNAARTTSLINEVHFTNVLVNILENAIKYSPDAPKIEIFTENIKDMILIKVKDHGLGMSKIAQKRVFEKFYREHTGDLHNVKGHGLGLAYVKRIVEDHNGQVYVESEKGKGSTFIIKIPLIN; this is translated from the coding sequence ATGAATAAATTATTTTTTAGAATACTTGTTTTACTGATGAGTTTATCCTTAATAGGGATCATTCTGGTACAAGTTTATTGGTTCAATTCATCGTTCAAAAACAACGATGAACAGTTTAAATACCACGTTACTCAAGTTATTGGAAATGTAGCTGATAAGCTTGAAAAGCAAGAATTATATTTTTATGCTGATAAAGCAAACAAGCTTAAGGACAGTATAGGGAAAACACCTAAAAAGGAAGACCTTCTTGAAGTATTATTTGTTCAAAGAAATAAAAAGACTAATAAAACCATTGTTTATTCCAACACCTTAACGTCTGAAGATTATGATATAACAGGTGAACTGTTTAATAAAAAATTCAGCAGTGAGCGTTTTAAGAGTTTCAGTTCAAAGCGTGTAACTGAAGTTTACAATAACAACAATGGGATTGATAACAATCAGCTGGGACAGAGTTTAATACCCGATCTGAAAATTGAGAAATCAGGAAGTCTTGATATTTTAAATAAAATACAACAGGAAATCACCCTGAAAGATATTGCAGGTGTTAGACCGCTGGATGAAAGAATTTCGGCAGCTAAACTAAAATCGCTTCTGAAAAAAGAATTGGAAGAATATGGTGTTAAAACCAAGTTTGAATTTGGGGTTCTGAATAACGGTCTGGCCACAAAAATAAAATCTGAAGGTTTTCATTATGATAAAGATGCAAGCTATCAGGTTCCAATTTTTACTGATAATGAAGGAAATAGTGCTTATGATTTGTATATTACATTTCCTCACAAAAAGAAATTTTTATTGTCAGAATTATTGAGTATCACCATATTATCAATAGTTTTTACATTAATTATAATAGTTGCCTATACAAGTGCGTTAAATCAATTATTACGTCAAAAACATATTTCTGAAATCAAGACTGATTTTATAAATAATATGACGCATGAGTTTAAAACCCCAATCGCAACAATAAATTTGGCACTGGATGCCATCAGAAACCCCAAAATAATTGAAGATAAAGAAAAAGTTTATCGCTATCTTCAAATGATAAGAGACGAAAACAAAAGAATGCATGCTCAGGTCGAGAATGTTCTTAGAATTTCTAAATTAGAAAAAAGAGAACTTGACATTACAAAAGAACCTACCGTAATTCACGACATTATTGATGATGCTATTGAACATGTAAATTTAATTTTAGAAGACAAACAGGGAACTGTAGTAAAGCATTTTAATGCAGCAAGAACAACTTCACTTATAAATGAAGTACACTTTACAAATGTTCTGGTTAATATTTTGGAAAATGCAATTAAGTATTCTCCGGATGCGCCTAAAATTGAAATTTTTACCGAAAATATAAAAGACATGATCCTGATTAAAGTCAAAGATCATGGATTAGGAATGAGTAAGATAGCTCAGAAACGAGTATTTGAGAAATTTTACAGAGAACATACAGGAGATCTGCATAATGTTAAAGGACATGGTTTAGGTCTCGCATATGTAAAAAGAATCGTGGAGGACCACAATGGACAAGTATATGTTGAAAGCGAAAAAGGAAAAGGTAGCACCTTTATAATAAAAATACCATTAATAAATTAA
- a CDS encoding 3-hydroxyacyl-CoA dehydrogenase family protein, translated as MKTIAVIGAGTMGNGIAHTFAQSGFTVKLIDVSEKSLDKGMATIAANLDRMLSKGTITQEDVAKTITNIITYTDLKDGVVGVDLVVEAATENVELKLNIFKQLNEYCSHNTILATNTSSISITQIGAVVAHPERVIGMHFMNPVPIMKLVEIIRGYNTSDEVTKIIMNLSEKLGKVPVEVNDYPGFVANRILMPMLNEAIETLYNKVAGVYEIDTVMKLGMGHPMGPLQLADFIGLDVCLAILNVMYDGFKNPKYAPCPLLVNMVRAGKLGVKSGEGFYDYSESKKAEKISKQFILS; from the coding sequence ATGAAAACAATAGCCGTAATTGGAGCAGGAACAATGGGTAACGGAATTGCGCATACTTTTGCGCAAAGCGGATTTACTGTGAAATTAATAGACGTTTCTGAAAAATCTTTAGATAAAGGAATGGCAACTATCGCTGCCAATTTAGATCGTATGCTTTCTAAAGGAACCATTACTCAGGAAGATGTTGCCAAAACAATCACCAATATTATTACGTATACAGATTTAAAAGACGGTGTTGTAGGCGTTGATTTAGTAGTTGAAGCTGCAACTGAAAATGTAGAATTAAAGCTAAACATCTTCAAACAATTAAACGAATACTGCTCACACAATACCATTTTAGCAACCAACACATCTTCTATTTCAATTACACAAATCGGGGCTGTTGTGGCGCATCCGGAGCGCGTTATCGGGATGCACTTTATGAATCCGGTGCCAATTATGAAATTAGTTGAAATCATCCGCGGTTATAACACAAGCGATGAAGTAACTAAAATCATCATGAATTTATCTGAAAAATTAGGTAAAGTTCCTGTGGAAGTAAATGATTACCCGGGATTTGTAGCAAATCGAATTTTAATGCCCATGCTAAACGAGGCGATCGAAACGTTATACAATAAAGTTGCGGGAGTTTACGAAATCGACACGGTAATGAAATTAGGAATGGGACACCCAATGGGACCTCTTCAATTGGCTGATTTTATTGGTCTTGACGTTTGTCTTGCGATTTTAAATGTAATGTACGACGGATTCAAAAACCCGAAATACGCCCCTTGCCCCCTTTTAGTAAATATGGTTAGAGCCGGAAAATTAGGAGTTAAATCCGGAGAAGGCTTTTACGATTACAGCGAAAGCAAAAAAGCAGAGAAAATTTCGAAACAGTTTATTCTTTCATAA
- the miaA gene encoding tRNA (adenosine(37)-N6)-dimethylallyltransferase MiaA — protein MKYLITIVGPTAIGKTALSIALAQHFKCEIVSCDSRQFFKEMTIGTAVPSQEELNSAKHHFIQNKSIFENYTVGDYEKEALEKLEELYQNNDFAILIGGSGLYVDAVLKGFDEFPEIDPKVRVEVNLNYEKYGIEYLQEQLKTLDPDYYQKITEENPQTLQNPQRMMRFTEVCIGAQKPYSSFLNQKKNNRNFIPVLIGLDAKREVIYNRINQRVDIMMNMGLLEEAKTLYPNKELNALQTVGYRELFSYFDGEFTLAFAIEEIKKNTRRFSKRQLTWFKRNENTKWFDYALDRKQIIDYIEDQIK, from the coding sequence ATGAAATATCTAATAACCATTGTCGGTCCGACAGCCATAGGAAAAACTGCTTTGAGCATTGCTTTGGCACAGCATTTTAAATGCGAAATTGTTTCCTGCGACAGTCGTCAGTTTTTTAAAGAAATGACGATTGGAACAGCCGTTCCAAGTCAGGAAGAATTAAACTCGGCAAAACATCACTTCATTCAAAATAAATCGATTTTCGAGAATTATACCGTTGGTGATTACGAAAAAGAAGCACTTGAAAAACTGGAAGAATTATATCAAAATAATGACTTCGCTATTCTAATAGGAGGTTCCGGTTTGTATGTTGATGCTGTTTTAAAAGGTTTTGACGAATTTCCTGAAATTGATCCAAAAGTTCGTGTCGAAGTAAATTTAAACTACGAAAAGTATGGAATCGAATATCTTCAGGAACAATTGAAAACTCTGGATCCTGATTATTATCAAAAAATCACAGAAGAAAACCCGCAGACTTTGCAAAATCCACAGCGCATGATGCGTTTTACAGAAGTTTGTATTGGTGCGCAAAAACCGTATTCTTCGTTTTTAAACCAAAAGAAAAACAACCGGAATTTCATTCCTGTTTTAATTGGTTTAGATGCAAAAAGAGAAGTAATTTACAACCGAATCAACCAGCGTGTCGATATTATGATGAACATGGGATTGCTGGAAGAGGCAAAAACACTTTATCCTAACAAAGAGTTAAATGCATTACAAACCGTCGGTTATAGAGAATTATTTAGTTATTTTGACGGCGAATTTACTTTGGCGTTCGCAATTGAGGAAATCAAAAAAAATACACGAAGATTCTCTAAAAGACAATTAACGTGGTTCAAACGAAACGAAAACACCAAATGGTTTGATTATGCGTTAGACAGAAAACAAATCATAGATTATATCGAAGATCAAATAAAATAA
- a CDS encoding tetratricopeptide repeat protein, which yields MKTIDKYLFQALDNYPFWLEGTIESLDYAFSYDPKNTMILCLYGRIQAEQLMNYEEAKSYFQEALSINIHALEVYPHYLHTLILNEDYDEAQKLIDFALTIKGINKSGIYIKKAVLLEVQHKFKEALKEIKQAKLYSIQHDYDSGISEAEKRIKDKIELLKKKKSKKSKKDSKKKSK from the coding sequence ATGAAAACAATTGATAAATACCTTTTTCAGGCATTGGATAATTATCCGTTTTGGCTTGAAGGAACAATAGAATCTTTAGATTATGCTTTTTCTTATGATCCAAAGAACACGATGATTTTGTGTTTGTACGGCAGAATTCAGGCAGAGCAGTTAATGAATTACGAAGAAGCTAAATCTTATTTTCAGGAAGCTTTATCGATTAATATTCACGCTCTTGAAGTTTATCCGCATTATTTACATACCTTGATTTTGAACGAAGATTATGATGAAGCTCAAAAATTAATAGATTTTGCTTTGACTATTAAAGGAATCAATAAGTCTGGTATTTATATCAAAAAAGCTGTTCTTTTAGAAGTGCAGCATAAATTTAAAGAAGCTTTGAAAGAAATTAAGCAGGCAAAATTATATTCTATTCAGCATGATTATGACTCAGGAATTAGTGAAGCAGAAAAAAGAATAAAAGATAAAATCGAATTGCTGAAAAAGAAGAAGTCTAAGAAATCTAAAAAAGATTCTAAAAAGAAATCGAAATGA
- the prfH gene encoding peptide chain release factor H, whose amino-acid sequence MERIIQITAGRGPAECTWVVAQVLKKVLEEAQEQQLETVLLHREAGTENGTVETASIAVKGKNADKFADSWIGTIQWIGQSQFRKMHKRKNWFIGIFEIEQQKNSLFSENDIQYQAMRSSGAGGQHVNKVSSAIRATHIPTGIAVVTMDSRSQHQNKKLATERLIKKLEDEKLLQLKNHVGKQWENQLNVQRGNPIRVFTGSDFKKNKVEKSYKGTRQKLKNDLRNENN is encoded by the coding sequence ATGGAAAGGATAATTCAGATAACAGCGGGGAGAGGACCTGCAGAATGCACTTGGGTTGTGGCCCAAGTGCTTAAAAAAGTACTGGAAGAAGCACAAGAGCAACAACTGGAAACGGTTTTACTGCACAGAGAAGCGGGAACTGAAAACGGAACTGTTGAAACTGCCTCGATTGCCGTGAAAGGAAAAAATGCAGATAAGTTTGCTGATTCCTGGATAGGTACCATTCAATGGATTGGCCAGAGCCAGTTTAGGAAAATGCACAAACGCAAAAACTGGTTTATTGGCATTTTTGAAATTGAACAGCAGAAGAATAGTTTATTTTCAGAAAACGATATTCAGTATCAGGCTATGCGAAGCTCGGGAGCAGGTGGGCAACACGTAAATAAAGTGAGTTCGGCGATTCGAGCCACTCATATTCCGACAGGAATTGCAGTTGTGACAATGGACAGCCGCTCGCAGCATCAGAACAAAAAACTGGCAACAGAAAGATTAATTAAAAAACTAGAAGACGAGAAATTACTACAGCTTAAGAATCACGTGGGGAAACAATGGGAAAATCAGCTGAATGTACAGCGAGGAAACCCTATAAGAGTTTTTACCGGAAGTGATTTTAAAAAGAATAAAGTAGAGAAAAGTTACAAAGGAACCCGTCAGAAACTAAAAAACGATTTACGAAATGAAAACAATTGA
- a CDS encoding response regulator transcription factor, with amino-acid sequence MENTNKRILLVEDDLNFGAVLKDYLMLNDFEVTLAKNGMEGFEKFKKDVYDLCILDVMMPYKDGYTLAKEIREKNSEVPIIFLTAKSMKEDVLKGYKAGADDYLNKPFDSEVLLMKIKAIIQRKSADTKAEQVQFEFNIGKFHLNSKLRFLTFQDEEPIKLSPKENELLKMLILHENDLMPRELALTKIWRDDNYFTSRSMDVYIAKLRKYLKADEDVEILNIHGEGFRLVVKSKVSE; translated from the coding sequence ATGGAAAATACTAACAAAAGAATACTTTTAGTAGAAGATGACCTAAATTTTGGGGCGGTTCTTAAAGATTATCTAATGTTAAATGACTTTGAAGTTACTTTAGCTAAAAACGGTATGGAAGGTTTCGAGAAGTTCAAGAAAGATGTGTATGATTTATGTATTCTTGATGTAATGATGCCTTATAAAGATGGTTATACTTTAGCCAAAGAAATTAGAGAAAAGAACAGCGAAGTGCCAATTATATTTTTAACTGCAAAATCTATGAAAGAGGATGTGCTAAAAGGATATAAAGCCGGTGCTGACGATTATTTAAATAAACCTTTTGATTCAGAAGTTCTTTTAATGAAGATTAAAGCCATCATTCAAAGAAAATCAGCTGATACAAAAGCAGAGCAGGTACAATTTGAATTTAACATTGGTAAATTCCACTTAAATTCAAAATTAAGATTCCTTACTTTCCAGGATGAAGAGCCAATTAAATTGTCTCCAAAAGAAAATGAACTGCTTAAAATGCTTATTCTTCATGAAAATGATTTAATGCCGAGAGAGTTAGCTTTAACAAAAATCTGGAGAGACGACAACTACTTTACTTCAAGAAGTATGGATGTTTACATCGCTAAATTGAGAAAATATCTTAAAGCAGATGAAGATGTTGAAATCTTAAACATTCACGGAGAAGGATTCAGATTAGTGGTAAAAAGCAAAGTTTCTGAATAA
- a CDS encoding acyl-[acyl-carrier-protein] thioesterase: MPISPNFTSVLSKDWEINFTQCTPNGYLKYTDLCNLLQLTAAAHSEVGGISFTDMQEFDQAWVLSRMRVEITALPKWQDIVTVKTWINSLENSRSVRALEMYVNGKKIVGSETYWAVFNTKARRPEALALPYEHFELFPENRATIEGFSRININPEKESVFEKTVYLSDLDIVNHANNVKYLEWCLDHVDAKKILKQQVKSFEMNFLKELSLNDQMVIHESDNEDQSATTFSITKGDKNCFALELHWK; this comes from the coding sequence ATGCCAATATCTCCAAATTTCACATCAGTTTTAAGTAAAGACTGGGAAATCAATTTTACACAATGCACGCCAAACGGCTATTTAAAATACACCGATTTATGCAATCTTTTACAGCTTACCGCTGCAGCACATTCAGAAGTTGGCGGTATCAGCTTCACCGATATGCAGGAATTTGATCAGGCATGGGTTTTAAGCCGTATGCGCGTAGAAATTACCGCTTTACCAAAATGGCAGGATATTGTTACGGTAAAAACATGGATTAACAGTCTTGAGAATTCCCGTTCTGTACGTGCATTAGAAATGTATGTAAACGGAAAAAAAATCGTAGGAAGCGAAACGTATTGGGCTGTTTTTAACACAAAAGCACGCCGTCCGGAAGCTTTGGCCCTGCCTTATGAGCATTTCGAATTATTTCCTGAAAACAGAGCAACTATCGAAGGTTTCTCAAGAATAAACATCAATCCAGAAAAGGAGTCTGTTTTTGAAAAAACAGTTTATTTATCAGATTTAGACATTGTAAATCATGCCAATAATGTGAAGTATTTAGAATGGTGCCTTGATCATGTTGATGCCAAAAAAATTCTTAAACAACAAGTTAAAAGCTTTGAAATGAATTTCCTTAAAGAGCTTTCTTTAAACGATCAGATGGTTATTCATGAAAGCGATAATGAAGATCAATCGGCTACGACATTCAGTATTACAAAAGGAGATAAAAATTGTTTTGCTTTAGAGTTGCATTGGAAATAA
- a CDS encoding four helix bundle protein: protein MNFGEAQGTITDKDFIFKVSLVVKELKESINSLKILDYIKEGDNDKRSKLLIEVEQLIAISSKMILNKK, encoded by the coding sequence TTGAACTTTGGAGAAGCACAAGGAACAATAACAGATAAAGATTTTATTTTCAAAGTTTCCTTAGTTGTAAAAGAACTAAAAGAATCCATAAACTCATTAAAAATTTTAGACTATATTAAAGAGGGTGATAACGATAAAAGAAGTAAACTTTTAATTGAAGTAGAACAGCTTATCGCAATTTCATCAAAAATGATACTAAACAAAAAATAA
- a CDS encoding YggS family pyridoxal phosphate-dependent enzyme — translation MSIQSNLNTIKATLPEHVTLVAVSKTKPVSDLMQAYEAGQRIFGENKIQEMTEKWEQMPKDIQWHMIGHVQSNKVKFMAPYVTLIHGVDSLKLLQEINKQALKNNRVIDCLLQVYIAEEESKFGLDENELNELLTSVEFKNLKNIRILGLMGMATFTENQNQIKKEFTHLKSIFDSIQKQQIVDLKTISMGMSGDYQLAITCGSTMVRIGSSIFGGR, via the coding sequence ATGTCGATTCAATCGAATTTAAATACAATTAAAGCAACTTTACCTGAACATGTAACTCTAGTTGCCGTTTCTAAAACAAAACCTGTTTCAGACCTGATGCAGGCTTATGAAGCCGGACAGCGCATTTTTGGAGAAAACAAAATTCAGGAAATGACTGAAAAATGGGAACAAATGCCAAAAGATATTCAATGGCATATGATTGGTCATGTTCAGTCCAATAAAGTCAAATTTATGGCGCCTTACGTGACTTTAATTCACGGTGTTGACAGTTTGAAATTATTGCAGGAAATAAATAAACAAGCTTTAAAAAATAACCGAGTTATAGATTGCCTTCTGCAGGTATATATTGCCGAAGAAGAAAGTAAATTTGGTCTTGACGAAAATGAGCTGAACGAACTTTTAACTTCTGTGGAGTTTAAAAACTTGAAAAATATTCGTATCTTAGGTTTAATGGGAATGGCCACTTTTACAGAAAACCAAAACCAGATAAAAAAAGAGTTTACTCATTTAAAATCGATTTTTGATTCGATCCAAAAACAACAGATTGTTGATTTAAAAACAATTTCAATGGGAATGTCCGGTGATTACCAGCTTGCCATTACTTGCGGAAGTACAATGGTCCGCATAGGAAGCAGCATTTTTGGCGGACGTTAA
- a CDS encoding ion transporter, with amino-acid sequence MKKKKSHFEIFREKVKIILYGTNTILGRMFDLVLLGLILLSVLLIMLDTVQGISSKYHYQLLVCEWIITIFFTIEYILRIISIQKPVKYIFSFYGIIDLLAVLPMYLSIFFPGASILSIVRALRFLRLFKILHIPQISHQSVQLKEAIDASKEKILVFIYFVLISTIIIGSIMYLVEGKESGFTSIPMAIYWTIVTLTTVGYGDISPQTPLGQFIAALVMILGYGIIAVPTGIVTAEFAKKSLSNTGGNNTVNSKRTCRKCHSQVHFDHARYCYECGTELPNN; translated from the coding sequence ATGAAAAAGAAAAAATCACATTTCGAAATCTTTAGGGAAAAAGTCAAAATCATTCTGTATGGTACAAACACCATTTTAGGAAGAATGTTCGATTTGGTACTTCTGGGCTTAATACTATTAAGCGTCCTGTTAATTATGCTCGATACCGTTCAGGGAATCAGTTCAAAATATCATTATCAGCTGCTGGTCTGCGAATGGATTATCACTATATTTTTTACAATAGAATATATCCTGAGAATTATTTCAATTCAAAAACCGGTCAAATATATTTTCAGTTTTTACGGGATCATCGATTTACTGGCTGTACTGCCAATGTATTTGTCTATATTTTTTCCGGGAGCGAGTATTTTGTCAATCGTAAGAGCGTTACGTTTTCTTCGATTATTTAAAATTTTGCACATTCCGCAGATTTCTCATCAATCCGTCCAATTAAAAGAAGCCATTGATGCCAGTAAAGAAAAAATTCTGGTATTTATTTACTTCGTTTTAATCAGCACAATCATAATTGGTTCGATCATGTATTTAGTCGAAGGAAAAGAATCCGGATTTACCAGTATACCAATGGCTATTTACTGGACAATTGTAACCTTAACCACAGTGGGTTACGGAGATATTTCGCCGCAAACCCCATTAGGGCAGTTTATTGCTGCACTGGTAATGATTTTAGGTTACGGAATCATAGCTGTTCCTACCGGAATCGTAACAGCCGAATTTGCCAAAAAAAGCTTAAGCAATACTGGCGGCAATAATACCGTTAACTCAAAAAGAACATGCAGAAAATGCCATTCGCAGGTACATTTTGACCATGCCAGATATTGCTACGAATGCGGAACAGAACTGCCAAATAATTAA